GGTCCGGATCGCGGGGATGTTGTCGCCGTGGGCGTGTACCGCAACTGGAACCTCGCGAGCGGTAAGCGCCTGTACTGTTTTCGGATTCTTATCGAGGTCCGTCACCATGCAGTCGACGCTGACGCCATTGTCAGAGAGGGTATCGACGGCCGTCGACGCCGCGATGACGACATCCGCCGCTCGAGCACGTTCACGTTCGGCCTCGGTCTCGAGTGAGGGACCAGCACCGGCAATCGCGACGGTCTGATCTCGAACCGCTGGCAATCGGCTGAAATCAAACGGGGCTGTCAGTGATGCAAGTACGTCTCGAGCGCGTTCGTCTCCGCGTCGATCGTAGTCGAACTCCTGCAGAATTGCTTTATAAACAGGCTGCCACTCATCGAACTCCATACGGTCTGTCTCTGTCGGAGCTATAACAGTCATCCGCTGTACTGGCAGGTTTTGTCATCACTCTCTCTCTCTCCTGGCGTCCAGCGTTGTGACTATCAGATTATCGTCCGTTCGCGAGATGGCTGTTGTAACTGCGGAGTGTGACTGTCGCAATAATTCCGTGTTGTGGGCCGGGGGTCGCCTCCAAAGTACCCCTACCCGGGAGGCCGCCCGGCGTCCACTCTTTCCTTTCGAAGCCTCCGCCATAAGCTTTCTCTTACTACAGTAATGCTTCAATTTCTGTGCGTAATCTTTGTATACCGTCGCTATAGTGCTCGAGACGCCCCAGAGCGCCAGATATCGAAGTTGCCGTTCCACCCAGTAATACGATGTTACCGGATCCGTGCGTGGCAATCGCACCCGCATCGTTACCGGCTGTGACGAGCGCCTGGCGCGTTTCGCTCGAGAAGCCCTCGATTTCGAACAACTGTGTCTGAATATCGGCATGTTCTGTCGCGTCGACGCCTCGAGCTTCCAGTTGGCGGCGAAGCGTTCGCGGTGAGTCCACCTCGAGGCGCGCGAGTGAGAACGAGTCAGTTGTAACGGGTGATCGATCGGTGAACGCATCGCCGATCAGTGCGGCATCGCGCGTTTCGGCAACATCGTGTGTACGGATGATGTGGGCACCCCGCTCGACAGCCATCGATGTCGCCGCCAGACTGACCGGCAAGCGCTCGTCAGTCTCGCGATCCGCAATCGAGCCGAGGAAGTTCTTCCGGTTGATCGAGACCAGCATCGGGCGCTCGAGGGCGCGAAACTCGGTCAATCGGCGGAACGTCGCCTGATCGTCCGCAATTGTTTGTGCCTCGCTCCAGCCGCCAAAGGCCGGATCGATGATCGTCTTCTCGGTCATACCGTTCTGTTTCAGCGCTTCGTACACCTGGTCGACGTAGTCAGCCTCGGCCGCCCACTCCGACGATTTGCGTGCGGCCCAGTCGGTTTCCTCGACAGCACCCGGTCGCTCGAGATCCGGCGGACTGGCCATCTTTGCGACAGCGACGTCGTGTTCCTCACAAACGATCGGCATCTCCGGATCAGCAAATCCACAGATATCATTGACCATATCGAACCCCTGGGCGAGTGCTTCGTCTGCGACCTCACTGTAGCGCGTTTCAATCGAAAAGATGGCCTCGCCTGAGACGTGATCGATCGTCTCGAGCGCAACGTGTAGGCGCTCGAGTTCCTCCTCGGCTGAGAGCACCTCGAAGCGTTTGTTCGCCGACTCGAGGCCGATATCGACAATATCTGCGCCCTCGTCAATCAGTTCCGAATCGACGTACGCGGCAGCGTCGGCCGGATCGTCGTACACGCTGGGATTGTACGGCGACTCCTCGCTGACGTTCAACACACCCATGATCCGCGGTGGATGATCGTCACCGATTTGCAGTCCCGCCGCATCGACGGTGTTCATACCTCGACTCAGGAATAGAGCGTGAAAGGCACCGCGGTTGCCGGCCATGGCTTCCGACACTGTTCCCGCGGTGCCGTCAGCCATCACTACAGTGCCCGCTCACCAGATTACACCCGCTGGTATCTCCAGTGTCGCTCTTTACACCCCGCCGATAATCAGTGGGTCACCCCATCGATGGCAGCGGTGTGGATATCTCGCCCTCGAGAACGATCGTCCCATCTGTGGTCGTCGCCTGCATTCCCATTAGTATCCAGCGTGTCTCCTCAGTCGTGGTGACCATTTGTTCGGTCATCGCCGGTCGCTCGAGATAGCCCTGCATCGTCGTTGGCCCCGTCACGGCAACTTCTCCAGCGCTCGCCGCGTCACCATCGGCGTCGACCGCTCGCGCAGTGTCACCCGCATCACCGTCTTGGCGAACGGTCGCCTGCACGCCAGGCAGTGGCTCGCCGAGTCGGCCCGCAGCACGATCAGCCGGCAAGCGAACATGCGTCAGCCCCGTCTCCGGCGTCCCGACGAGTGACACGCCATCTTTTATCGACGCCGACTCACCCGCAGACTCGAGGATGGCGACGCCAGCCATATCTCCTTCGTCGAACGGGGCGCTCGTCTCGTCCGGTAGTTCTCTCGTCTCGGCTGCTGTTCCTCCCTCAAGACCTCGAAGCTCATCATAGTGGGTTGGCGTCAGGAACACCCGCTTTAACGCCGTCGTATAGCGTAGCGACCGAACTGTCTCGGGGTCCCACGTCTCGAGCGGTCGATACCGGTCGCCTTGGACGAGCGTCGCAGTCGCCCCAAACAGCAACTCGAGTGGGTTCGCGAGCTGGAGAACTCCCAGTTGGCCTGCACGCGCTCCATCCGCGGGCGAGACAGCCGTGGCCGTGTCAGACTGACCTAACTCGAGCGCACCACCCCCAGTCCGGCCAGCAGCCGCAAGCGCTGACTGCGAGTACGTGATTGCAAGCGGCTCCCCGTCGTACTCGCCAAGATATGCGATCAGTCCCACTTCCTCGTCTCCGCGGCGGATCATGTCGATTCCCGACCGCGTTCCCGTGCTGTTCATCCCGCTGTTGTCAAGAAACGACTCGAGGCTCACACCCATCCCGGTTCCACCACCGACGCGCACACCAAGTCGAACCGAATCAGCACCAACCAGAATTGATGGCAGCCGCTCAAGGTCCGTCACGACCGCCGTTGCATCCGCCATCTCGAGCGCAGTGGCAACCGCTCGTTCGTCATACTCGAGTGGCATCGTCACCGGAACACACCCATTTCTCAGCGACCCATAGAACGCAACGAGAAAGGCACGTGGGTCAGCAACGCGAATTCCGATGCGCTCGCCAGCGCCAAGATCCCGATTCCGAAGCCCGCCCGCGAACGCATCAGTCCGCGACCAGAGTTGCGAAAACGTACGCGACTCCTCGCCCACAATCGCCGTTTCGGACTGGTGTGCCAGTACCGTCGATTGGAGCGACTCGATGAGTTTCGACATTCAACCAGTTGAACAGACTCACGACGGTTATGTGTTCACGTAATATGGATAATATAATTTATATCGAGACTACCGGGCGAGTAACGAGACAAATAGTACCTCTCGACCGCCGAGCGAGCGTTCGTTACGGCTGGTCGCTCGAGTCGGTCGGTGAGTCGGCCTGTGCGCCTGATTTGGGACCAGAGCCTGGGGTGTGACCGGATGTGGACGACCCAGTCTCGACATCCTCGAGTGGGGCCAATCGAGCATCGCGCAGTAGCACTTTCTTGACGATTGACGGATTCTCGAGCAGTCGGTGTTTGGCGTGGGCACCGCGGCCGCGTCCACGTCCCTCGCGTTCGGATTGGATGACGTTAAGGAAGTTCTGCTCCTGAAGGATTTCCTGCACGCGGCGCTCTGAGAGCACGTCGAAATCGAGCTGTTTGGCGATCTGTTTGTACTGGTTGTAGATAATCTTCGTCGGGAACTCTTTCTGACTGCTGTTTTCAGTCAGCAGCGTCAGTGAGTACAGAATCGCTTTCGCCTGCTGAGGCGAGCCCTCGATGAGTTCGTTGAACCGATCGGCTTCGGTCTTTTCTTTCGCATCGCGGACGTGCTCGGCAGTGACGTGCGTATCAGTCTGTTTCTTCGCGATTCGACCCGCGTTTCGCAGAATGTCGATTGCCTTGCGGGCGTCGCCGTGTTCCTGGGCGGCGAGTGCTGCAGTCAATGGGATCACGTCATCGGAGAGTACGCCATCGTGGAACGCATCGCGGCGCTTCTCGAGGATTTCGACGAGTTGGTTCGCATCGTAGGGTGAGAAGACGAGTTCGTCCCGCGAGAGACTCGATTTGACGCGTTCGGAGAGATGATCCGGGAAGTCGATCTTATTCGAGATACCAATGATCCCGATACTCGAGTCGGAGATGCGCCGATTCTCGCCGGCTCGTGAGAGTTTCCTGAGGACTTCATCGTCCTCTAACATGTCGATCTCGTCCAAAATAACGATGGTAACGTCGGTACAGCGGTCGATGGCCTGCCAGAGTCGCTTGTAGTAGTCACCGGTCCCGAGGCCACGGTCGGGAACGTTGATCCCACTCTGATCGGGTTCGTTGACGAGTTGGGCGATGGTTTTGATGATTGACGCCTCGGTGTTCTGTTCGCCACAGTCGATGAAGGCGTATTTCACCGTCACCCCATCGCGGCCGGCCTCCGAGATAACGCGTTTCGTCACCGACCGCGAAATAAGGGACTTGCCGGTCCCGGTCTTGCCGAAGATGAACAGGTGATTCGGCTCGCTCCCGAAAATAGCGGGATTGAGCGCGTCCGCGACCCGTTGCATCTGCTCGTCACGTCCGACGATCCGGTCGGGCCCTGGAAGATGCGTAATTTCCAGCAGCCGTTCGTCGGCAAAGACCGGATCGTCGTACCGAAAGAGTGGATCGCGATCGTCGTTCGCGGACATTGCAGTACCCCGTGCGTACCAACCGAATTGAAATAAATGTATGGGGATCGGTCGCGTCTGTAAAAGACCCGCCAGAGTGCCTGCATTGGTTCCATGGGCCGAAATAGCAACCGGACTCACAGATTGCCGGCATCGCGCCTCTAACGAAGTGATGGCTCTAGGAGTGGACACTGACACCCCCCTCGCGAATGTAACTGTAACTGGCTTGCGTGTACGAGCAGAATAGCCACTCCGCGTCAGACATAGGTCTGTTACCTGACGTATGATTGAAGTTGGATATGCTCGAGTAAGACCCTCAAGACCCAGTTATCGCCCGCTTCGTGAGCTAACGCTCGAGAACGAGTGGGGACACACACCCCCCTCGCGTATGTAACGGGAAATGGGTGGGTGGGTCTCGAGTGGAAGCGCGATTTCCGATCAGAGTGGGTCCAAATCTCCGATTTTACAAACGAGACGGTGGTGTGTTGTCATTCAGACCCCCCACACGTATGGCCTTACAAACGCGAAGGGGGTGTGTCCCCCCAAAACAAACCAACAGCTATCCCGGCCAGAACGGGTGTCCCCGACGAAATCAGCCGGAATAGCACTCGAGAAGAATCTGGATCAGGTATAGTAGCCACTGAAAGTCAATGCACACCTGATCGCACGACGGGAGCGCGGTTCGGTGTGAGCGAAGCGAACGAGAACCGCGGAAAAGCGAACGGGCACGATGTGCCCGTGAGTCGGCTGTGCGATCAGTGTGTAAATCGTTTCAGTTGTTACTATACACCATCGAGAGTCTGGACAGACTCTCGAGGTCCATCCTTCCACGTCACAGTTTCGTGAACACTTCTAGAATCTATATTCTAGTTTCTAGTTTGTTTCTAGATACGGGTTCGACAGAGAGACAAAACAGCAGTAGCACGGAACAGCTACCGACAGTCGACACAACCACTCAATAGTGCAGCGCAATCCCTGCTATCGCTCGAGTCTGTTCCAGTCCAGTCCTGTTTGGCTTTCGTCTGTCTCCAGTCATCGTTCTACCGTCGTCGCTCTACCGCCGCTCTCTCCCAGACAGTTCCGCCTCTCACTGGCGCGATGAACGCATCATTTTTGCTCGCCCGTTCGATAGCGTCCGTATGCACTCGGCCAGTCTCTCTCCGGCCACGACTATGACTCCGGCTCCAGCTACGGCGACGATTGCAACTGCGACTCTGGGGCGATCATTGTATGCGTGACAGCAACGAATCAACGGACGACTCGCTCTCCGATCACTCGAGCCAAGAACCTGATCCGTCCACGCGAACACCACCAGCCGTCGCCGTCGTCGACGCCCAGACGCCGGGAAATGTCGGGACGATCGCTCGAGCGATGAAGAACTTCGGGTTCGAAGAGCTCTTACTGATCGATCCGCCTGAACTCGATCCAGATGGCGAGGCCTACGGCTTTGCAGGCCACGCCCGCGAGGACATCCTTCCGAACGCGACCGAACTCACGTTCGAGGATCTCGTCTCAACGTATCATACGATCGGCTGTACTGCCGTGACGAACGAAGACGACAACAATCACACCCGGTTTCCGTTCTCGACGCCGGCAGCACTCGCAGATCGACTGGCCACGGTCGACGGACAGACGGCACTTGTCTTCGGCCGCGAAGGCGTCGGACTCACCAACGAAGAACTCGTCCAAATCGACGAAATCTGCTCGATTCCAGCCAGCGATGAGTATCCCGTCCTCAACCTCGGGCAGGCAGCCACGATCACGCTCTATGAACTGCGAACGCTGGCGCTGTCTTCCGAGGATACGCAACTGCCCGACCTCGAGCGCGTGCGTGCGCCCGAACCGACACTCGAGCGACTCTACGAGCAGTGGGACGACCTCTTAGTCGAGATCAACCATCCGGAGGAGAAACGCGAGAAGGCAGGTCGAATGCTGCGGCGGGTGTACGGCCGCGCCGACCTGACCGCACGCGAGGCGAACACGCTGCTTGGGGTCCTTCGACGAGCAACGGAGCGGCCAGCCGACCGCGACCGGTGAGAGAGACTCACGAACTCGAGGGCTCAGACGTTGGCGCGCTTGCCGAGCCAGTCCACAGCCAGGTACAGGCGATCGTTCCGAGCAGCGCCACTGCCAGCCCGACTGTCACCCACAGTGCGCGTCCAATGCCGTACAGTTCTGCGAGGACGCCGACGACTGCTGGCGCGAACGCGATTCCGAAGTACGTTGAGCCGTTTGTGACCGCATTCAGTGGGCCACTGTACTCGGGTGCGGCTTCGACTGCGTAGGCCGACAGCGTCGGAAACCCACTCGAGAGGCCGGCACCGGCGACGAAGACGGCGACAAACAGTATCGGACCGGTCTGGCCAGAGAAGGCGACCGCGAGCGCTGGAATCGTGGGAATGGCGGTGGCGAGGACCAACAGCAGCGAAGGAACGCGGTCGATCAGGAACGTGTAGCCGAGGCGAGCGGGCATGTACGCGAGCAAGTAGACTGAGAGGAGTAAGTTGGCGGTCGTGGGTTCGTAGAAGCTACTCGCGTAGTAGACGAGCCAGGTGAAGAGGATGCCCTCGATTGCGCCGACGAGCATGATGCCGACGCAGGCACCGATGACCGAGCGTCGCTGAAGCAACTCGCGGAGCGCCGACCGCGAGAGCGAGCGTTCGGCGTCCATCGATGGCAGTTCGGTTCGACTCGCGATGAGAATCGTCGGGAGGAAACAGAGCGCGATCACGACAAACACAGCGCGCCAGTCGGCGACCACGAGCACGCCGCTGACCAGTTGCGGGCCGAGCACTGCACCGACTGCCCAGACGAGTGCGTAGGCGGCGTAGATACGGCCGCGCCGTGCCGAATGGAGGTGGCTCAAGACTGCGCGGTCGATGCCGCGAAAGGCTCCCGCCGCGGCCCCCTGTGCGAGTAACGCGATCAGAAAGACGGCATACAGTGGCGACACTGCCATCACGAGCAAGGCGATGACAACGCCGAGTGCGGATAGCACGAGGATCCGACGCATCGCCAGTCTCCCGGCGAGCAACCCTGTTGCAACGACCGCAACGACAAACCCGGCGGTCCCTGCGGGCGCGATCAACCCAAGTGCAGCCTCCGAGACACCGAACGTCTCCTCGAGACTGGGGAGAATCGGGCCTCGAGCCTGCATCGCAATCGCATCTCCAAAGACGAATAGAAACAGGGCTGCCGTCCACCATCGAGCGCGGTCCATGGGTTTTCTGCTCGTGTGCGGACGGAAAACGCTCGGCTTACAGGTAAAATCCGTATTTGGTCAGTGTCTAATTAGTGTAGCTTAAGACATAGTTCCAACGGTATGACAATCGAAGAACTCAATAATTACGAAATGATTTATTTAATATGAAACGCAGAGAACTTATTACATCTGTTGGGGCTATCTCTCTTTCTGGATGTGCCGACCTTATGACGACTGAACGAGAGGCGGATACCCAATCTTTGGATCTTGAGTTTGACAGAAGGACCGGAACTGAATTCTTTTACGACGATCAAGAGATTGGCCAGTTTGGCGCTGGGACTGGGGCATGGGTGAATGCTCCATACGAATTTAGTGTTAGCGCAATAGCTGAAGACGAGTTCGAATGGCTCTGGTGCACTGTCGAATTCACAGTGCCTGATGATATTCGCCCTCCCTTCTTCTATCTTCGAGGTGACACGGAGGTACCGATTACGTCATTTGCTCGGAGAGATGCCACAGATGGGGGTACAACGCTCGAAATTCGGGAGCAGATAGATGAATTCGACCTCCAATTCAGAGCTGAGCCTGCTGGCTCGTCTACTGATTTGGAAGAAATTCCAATTGAATTGAATTTTGACGGTGTTCTTGTGGACAGCAGTATACGGGATACAGAATATTATTCGGCCTCGTCGATTTCGCTCGTGTTACAGAGAGAGTTCGCGTAATCGCTTTGTCTATCGTCCCAACTGATACTGTTTCTATAGTAGTCACTGACAGTCAGTGCACACCCAATCGCACGAGGGCTGTGCGATTGGTGTGTAAACAGTTTCAGTTGTTACTATATTGCTCAAACTGGTTGAACGAGGCAGTTCCCGTTTTCAATCTCCTCCCGCGATTCAGATTCCCGTTTAGTCGTCCGCCGGCTCGCTCGTGCTCGTCGCGGGACCGGTGTCGGCCTCGAGAGTCGACGGAGCCTCGGAGTCGACTGTCGACTCGGCGTCAGACTCGAGCGTGACGCCGCCGTCGGTCCGCGCTCCCGACCTGTGATCTGCGTCACGGATATCGGCCACGAACGTCGATCGGCTTACTCGAGTCGACCGCAAGAGTGCCTGTAGCGCCCGCCGTTTGACGACGACGAAGCCGGCAATGATTGTCAGCAGACCGAGTACGGTCAGCGAGTCCACGACGTACCCCATGATGGCCCAGCTGACGGCCATCGCCACCGCTGGCTCGGCGTAACTGACGAGATTGACCTGCGTCGCACCGGTTCGCTCGAGCAACTCGAAGTACAGCAGAAAGGCGAACACGCCGGAGACAAGCGTCAAGTAGGCAAACGAGAGCAGGGACTCAGGCGTCACCGCGACTGCCGCGATGGATTCGCCACGCAGGGCTGCCCAGCCGAGTAACACGCCAGCGCCGAGCAACATCGCCCAGGCCTGCAGGGTCTCGAGCGGCAGCGAGGAACTGATCGGCTTGAGGAACACGCTCCCGAGGGCGAACGCGATGGCCGAGGCGAACACGAGCGCAACGCCGACTACCATCTCGCCGCCGAGTGTCGCGCCGGATGGCTGGACGACGGCGACGACGCCAACTAATCCGAGCACGAAGCCAACGACACCGGCGGGGGCGAGTCGCTCCTCTGGGAGCAGTAGGCCGGCGAACGCCACCGTGAGAATCGGTGCTGTGCTGACCACTGTCGCCGCGACCGCGCCGGAAACGTAGAGTTCGCCGAGATACAACAGCCCGTGATAGAGTGCAATGACGAAAATACCGGCGACGGCGACCGCGAGCCACTCCCCGCGAGCGCTCGGCCAGAGCTGATCGGTTACGACTGCGGCGTAGGCGAGGACGATCACACCCGCAAGTGCGTAACGCCCACCTGCAAACAACAACGGCGGCACGTACTCGAGGCCGACCTCAATGGCCACAAACGAACTTCCCCAGCAGAGTGCCAGGATCGAAAAGAGCACCGCTTCGCGGTACCTGTCTGGCAGAGATTCAAAGAGTCTCATATTCACTTCGAAAATAGCTCGAGTACTTAGCCCCTTCTACAAAAATACCTTGAGAATCGGATGAGGAACCACACATATGGATCACATCCAATTGAATCTCGAATCCAACACACAGAGTTAGAGAAATATCCAACTATGTCGTCCGGAACACACATGGGTTCGGGGACGAACACCTGCCTATGGACGAGCGCGACGTTCGACTACTGAAAGCGATTTCCGAACTCGAGACGGGGAGTCCGGAGCAGTTACACGACGCGACCGGGATTCCCGTCTCGACGATCCACTATCGGCTGAGCAACCTCCGTGACCAGGGGATCATCGAGAACGACCGTTACGAGATTGACCTCGAGGAACTTGGCCTCGGCGTCACCGTACTGGTAGAGATCCACGCCAATTATCAGGGCTCCTACGAGGAGTTCGCGGATCGGCTCTTGACTGTTGAGGGCGTGACGAACGTCTACTTCACGATGGGAAAGACGGATTTCATCGTCCTCGCCCGTCTGAGCGGCAGCGAGATGGTTGAGCGCCTGATCGCCGAGTTCGAGCAACTCGAGGGCGTCGAGCGGACGGACTCAACGTTCGTAATCTCAGCAATCGAAGAACGGGAGGCACTCCAGAGCTACGACCTCGAGACGCTGCTCGAGGAGTTAGTCGACGACTGACGGTGAAACCACGATTAGCGATAGAACGACGACTGACTGCGAAAATCGAACTCAAGTCCGGTTCAGTCAGGCTCGTTTCTGAATCTCTTCGCGTAGAACCTCGCTCACGAGGTCACCGTCCGCCTTCCCACGCAGCGCACCCATACATTCGCCCATGAGTCCGGAGAACGCCTGCATTCCCTCCTCTTCGACCTGGCCTTCGTTGCGCTCGACGACCTCGACGATTGCCTCGCGGACTTCCTCATCGTCAGCGCCGCCGAGGTCCTCTGCATCGGCTGCCTCTTCGGCAGTCCGGTCGGGGTCGTCGGCCAGTGCTGTAAGGAGATCGCCAACGCCCTCGTTCGGCAGGTCTCCGTCCTCAACCATCCGGAGAACGCCCTGCAGGTGCGTTTCCGTCACGTTCTTGACGGGAACGTCATCCCGGCGAAGTTCCGTCAACGTCGACTCGAGCGTGGACGCCGCAAGCGTCGGGTCGATGCCGTCTGCAACGACGTCTTCGAACAGCGGCATGTGCGTGCCGTAGGCGACCTGCTCGGCCAGTCCTGCGCCGAGGTCGTACTCGTCCTGATAGCGGTCGACCTTCTCGGTCAAGAGTTCCGGCTCGGGAACCTCGCTCGGATCGGGTTCGACTGGCGGTACGTCGGTTTCGGGGTACATCCGCGCTGCACCGGGCAGCGGCCGCAGGTAGCGCGTCGTCCCGTCGTCGTTCGCACCGCGAGTCTCTTCGGGGACGCCCTCGAGTGCGGTCTGTGCGCGCTCAACGACGGCGTTGATGGCGGCCTCGGCAATGTCGGTCTCGTCGGCGACGATGGCAACCGCGTCTTCGGGATCCGCATTGACTGCATCCCGTAGGTCTGCGACCTCATCCTCGGTGACGCCGTAGGCTGGCAACTCGTCGGTATGGAAAATACCGCCCGCGCCATGGCGCTTTGCGTGATCAGAGAACTCGGTGCCGAGGCGACGGTCCGGGGCGATTTCGCGACCGACGAGGCCGTCGAAGCCCTCGAGTCGGACGCCCATGACGCTGCCACCGGAACTGAGCGCGCCCTGAATGACGCCGCTGTCGGTTCCCTCGAACACGTCGGTAACGTCTTCGGGGTTGCTGACGGCTGCCTCGCGTTCGCCCAGTTCGTCTCGAATGTCGACGAGTTCGGCCTGCCGGGCAACCTCGTTGCGGACGATGTCGTCGATATCGTCGAGGCTCTGGACACCCTTGATCTCGACGCGTGCGCCCTCCGCGATGGAGACGTTGACGTCCTGGCGGATCGTCCCCAGCCCGCGTTTGACCTTGCCCGTCGAGCGCAGCAACATGCCGATCCGCTCGGCTGCCTCGAGCGCCTGCTCGGGGCTCGAGATGTCTGGACTCGTGCCGATTTCGACCAGCGGGATGCCGAGGCGGTCGAGACTGTAGCGGACACCCTCGTCGGTTTCTTCGACGCGCTGGGCGCTTTCTTCCTCGAGCAGGAGGTCCTCGATGCCGACCGCGCCATCGCTCGTCTCGATTGCGCCGCCGGTGGCGATCAGCGTCGAGCGCTGGAAGCCCGACGTGTTCGAGCCGTCGACGACGAGTTTGCGCATGACGTTGGCCTGATCGACCGGGTGCATGTCCATCAGTTGGGCGACCTCGAGAGCAGTCTCTAAGGCCTCCTCGTCTAACTCGTGGGGTGGTTCGTCGTCTTCTTCGACGAGGCAGGTGGTGTCGTAGGCGAGGTACTCGAACTCGCGGTCGACCTTGCTTTCTTCTAAGGCGGCATCGTCGATCTCGCCGAGTTCGCTGCGTGTGGGATGGAGGTAGCGCGTAAACGTGCGGGTTGCTTCCTCCGGTTCGCGCAGGTCGGTCGGACACTGACAAAACAGCTTCGTCGCCGTATCGAGTTGCTGGTGGATTTCCAGCCCGGCGACGAGACCGAGGTCCTCGTAATCGTACTCGGTATCGCTCATTGGCGTGGACTCGGAGGCGGAGGGGTAAAAAACCGTCCAGTTGCGGTCAGACCCACGTCGGTACTCTGTCGCCCCATGCCCTGTCCGACTGGCCAGACGCGGGGCTGTCGCTTTCGTTCGATACAGTCTACGGGGAGCGCAGTCGCTCGAGAGTATTAGAGAGACGGGGTAGGCCAGTCAACGACAGTGCACGTGGAAACCACGCACAGTGAAAGGTGGTTGCCTGACCGTGCCGCCTACCCGAATTCTGTTCTATCGCCATAAAACACCTCCGGTCGGTGGATGCGAACTGGCTAACTCGAGAACGGATCGCGTCGCAATTGCGTGCTGTCAGTGTGGCCGGCTTCGTTACTCCTGTACTGGTGCGAGCGCAAGCACAACGGCTACACGCCGGTCGAAACACACTCGAGTATGGTCCGGATTTCGACGATCGTCATCGTGCTCGCGATCATCCTCGGTATCGGCCTGATTCCGATTCCCGTGATTCCCGGCGTGGGAATCCTCGTCGGCCTCTCGGGTATCGTCATCGGGATTATCCTGCGACTCCTCGGGCACTGACAACAGCCTACAGATACGTCCCCACCCGTTCGCGTCGCCGCCGTTCAGTCCGCACTCGAGGGCGTCTTGAGTTCCTGTGAGATACCATCAGAAATCGCCTCGAGAACCGTCTCTGGAGTCGATTTAACTGTTGTTGCGGACTCGAACATCGTCGGGGCGTGAGATGAATCGAGTTCGACGCCATCGTCTGGCGGGCCTGCGACGACGACTGGCCCGGCCGACGCAGCGACCGTCTCGAGCAACTGCTTCGTGCCACGCCGGGTGGCTCGCTCGAGGACGGATTCGGTGACGACCGTGATGTCCGCCGATTGGACTGACTCTTCGAACGCCGTCACTGTGGCCGAGGAGAGCGATTCAAAGGGTGCGACCTCGAGTCGCTCGACACCGAGCGACCGGGCGGTTTCGGCTGCGGTATCGCCTGCAGTGACCGGTCCGATACTGGGATCGATGGCAGCCGCCGCGGTCTCGAGGCGCGCGAGTACGCCCGCGGCGGTGGCACCTGTCCCGAAAACGTGCACACGAACTGACTCTGCACT
The Natronolimnobius sp. AArcel1 genome window above contains:
- a CDS encoding 6-hydroxymethylpterin diphosphokinase MptE-like protein, which produces MEFDEWQPVYKAILQEFDYDRRGDERARDVLASLTAPFDFSRLPAVRDQTVAIAGAGPSLETEAERERARAADVVIAASTAVDTLSDNGVSVDCMVTDLDKNPKTVQALTAREVPVAVHAHGDNIPAIRTVVPDCSEAFVLPTTQAAPRAHVQNVGGFTDGDRAAFLADHLGAATLVFVGWDFDDPTVSASKAHKLEWAERLLYWLECRREELFTVLDGRRDAIETGALPVS
- the folP gene encoding dihydropteroate synthase — protein: MNTVDAAGLQIGDDHPPRIMGVLNVSEESPYNPSVYDDPADAAAYVDSELIDEGADIVDIGLESANKRFEVLSAEEELERLHVALETIDHVSGEAIFSIETRYSEVADEALAQGFDMVNDICGFADPEMPIVCEEHDVAVAKMASPPDLERPGAVEETDWAARKSSEWAAEADYVDQVYEALKQNGMTEKTIIDPAFGGWSEAQTIADDQATFRRLTEFRALERPMLVSINRKNFLGSIADRETDERLPVSLAATSMAVERGAHIIRTHDVAETRDAALIGDAFTDRSPVTTDSFSLARLEVDSPRTLRRQLEARGVDATEHADIQTQLFEIEGFSSETRQALVTAGNDAGAIATHGSGNIVLLGGTATSISGALGRLEHYSDGIQRLRTEIEALL
- a CDS encoding class I adenylate-forming enzyme family protein encodes the protein MSKLIESLQSTVLAHQSETAIVGEESRTFSQLWSRTDAFAGGLRNRDLGAGERIGIRVADPRAFLVAFYGSLRNGCVPVTMPLEYDERAVATALEMADATAVVTDLERLPSILVGADSVRLGVRVGGGTGMGVSLESFLDNSGMNSTGTRSGIDMIRRGDEEVGLIAYLGEYDGEPLAITYSQSALAAAGRTGGGALELGQSDTATAVSPADGARAGQLGVLQLANPLELLFGATATLVQGDRYRPLETWDPETVRSLRYTTALKRVFLTPTHYDELRGLEGGTAAETRELPDETSAPFDEGDMAGVAILESAGESASIKDGVSLVGTPETGLTHVRLPADRAAGRLGEPLPGVQATVRQDGDAGDTARAVDADGDAASAGEVAVTGPTTMQGYLERPAMTEQMVTTTEETRWILMGMQATTTDGTIVLEGEISTPLPSMG
- a CDS encoding Cdc6/Cdc18 family protein, which gives rise to MSANDDRDPLFRYDDPVFADERLLEITHLPGPDRIVGRDEQMQRVADALNPAIFGSEPNHLFIFGKTGTGKSLISRSVTKRVISEAGRDGVTVKYAFIDCGEQNTEASIIKTIAQLVNEPDQSGINVPDRGLGTGDYYKRLWQAIDRCTDVTIVILDEIDMLEDDEVLRKLSRAGENRRISDSSIGIIGISNKIDFPDHLSERVKSSLSRDELVFSPYDANQLVEILEKRRDAFHDGVLSDDVIPLTAALAAQEHGDARKAIDILRNAGRIAKKQTDTHVTAEHVRDAKEKTEADRFNELIEGSPQQAKAILYSLTLLTENSSQKEFPTKIIYNQYKQIAKQLDFDVLSERRVQEILQEQNFLNVIQSEREGRGRGRGAHAKHRLLENPSIVKKVLLRDARLAPLEDVETGSSTSGHTPGSGPKSGAQADSPTDSSDQP
- a CDS encoding RNA methyltransferase, with amino-acid sequence MRDSNESTDDSLSDHSSQEPDPSTRTPPAVAVVDAQTPGNVGTIARAMKNFGFEELLLIDPPELDPDGEAYGFAGHAREDILPNATELTFEDLVSTYHTIGCTAVTNEDDNNHTRFPFSTPAALADRLATVDGQTALVFGREGVGLTNEELVQIDEICSIPASDEYPVLNLGQAATITLYELRTLALSSEDTQLPDLERVRAPEPTLERLYEQWDDLLVEINHPEEKREKAGRMLRRVYGRADLTAREANTLLGVLRRATERPADRDR
- a CDS encoding sugar MFS transporter translates to MDRARWWTAALFLFVFGDAIAMQARGPILPSLEETFGVSEAALGLIAPAGTAGFVVAVVATGLLAGRLAMRRILVLSALGVVIALLVMAVSPLYAVFLIALLAQGAAAGAFRGIDRAVLSHLHSARRGRIYAAYALVWAVGAVLGPQLVSGVLVVADWRAVFVVIALCFLPTILIASRTELPSMDAERSLSRSALRELLQRRSVIGACVGIMLVGAIEGILFTWLVYYASSFYEPTTANLLLSVYLLAYMPARLGYTFLIDRVPSLLLVLATAIPTIPALAVAFSGQTGPILFVAVFVAGAGLSSGFPTLSAYAVEAAPEYSGPLNAVTNGSTYFGIAFAPAVVGVLAELYGIGRALWVTVGLAVALLGTIACTWLWTGSASAPTSEPSSS